A region of the Bryobacteraceae bacterium genome:
AGGCGCCCTGCTTCCACCAGGCGCTGCGCCAGGCAGTATCGATGGTGGCGCTGTAGATCTGGAGGATGCCGAGGCCGGCCAGGGCGATGGCGACGAGGATCAGCGCCCAGTCCAGGTTTCGCACCGAACGGTAGGCGGCCATCAGCGCTTCTTCCTGTCGAGCGCCGGCGGGGCGAGCCAGGCCGAGGCGAGGCTCGCCGGCGGCTGAGCCGGCTTCTTCATCCGGGCCTTCTTGTCGAAATAGGCCTTGATGACGTCGCGCGCGATGGGCGCAGCCATGTCGCCGTGCGCGCCGTTTTCCCACAATACGGCCACCACAATCTCGGGATTCGTGCCCGGGGCGAAGCCAATGAACCAGGCGTTGTCGTGCCAGTCTTCGTGGTTCTTGAGCCGGAGCAGGTCATTGGAGGCCAGTTGCGCGGTGCCGGTCTTGCCGCACATTTCGATATCGGGGATGCGCGACGCGGCCGCGGTGCCCCAGCCGTTGACGACCGCGCACATGCCGTCCACGACCTTGCGCACGTTTTCCGGCCGGAATCCGGCGATACGGGCCGGCGGTTCCGGCTTTTCCTGGCGGACGAGGTGCGGCCGCATGAAGACGCCCCCACTTGCGATGCCGCCAATCGCATAGGCAAGCTGGATGGGCGTCACCGTCAGCGCGCCCTGGCCGATGGCGACCGAAATCGTCTCGCCCGCATACCATTTTTCGCGCTGCGTGCGGATTTTCCACTTCGACGACGGCACGACGCCCTCCTTTTCGCCCGGAAGATCGATTCCCGTGCGGGCCCCCAGGCCCACCATTTCGGCGTATTCGGCGATGGTGTCGATGCCCACGCGGTTGCCGACGGCGTAGAAGAAGACGTCGCAGCTCTGGGCGATGGCCGTCTTCAGGTTCACCGTGCCGTGGCCGCCGCGGCGGTGGCACTTGAAGTAGCGACCGTACCAGGTGGCTCCGCCGGCGCAGTGCACGGTGAAACTGTCGTCGATGGCGCCGCTTTCGAGCGCCGCCAGGGCGAGGATCGGCTTGAAGGTGGAGCCGGGCGCCAGTTGAGCCTGGAGGGCGCGGTTAAACAGCGGGCGGTAGGGATCCTGAATCAGCTCGTTGAACTCCCGCGCGCTGATGCGGCTGGCGAAGCGGTTCGGGTCAAAGGCGGGACGCGAGACCAGCGCCAGCACCTCGCCGGAGCGCGGATCGAGCGCGACCACCGCGCCTCGCTTGCCCTCCATGGCCAGCTCGGCCACCACCTGAAGATCGAGGTCGATGGTGAGCCTGAGATTCCTGCCCGGGATCGCGTCCTTCACGCCAAGGACTTCGCGCGTGTTCATGCGGTTGTCCACGCGCACCTGGCGCTGCCCGTCGACGCCGCTCAACAGGTCGTTATAGTAGCGCTCGACGCCGGCCTTGCCGATGAGGTCGCCCGGGTTGTGGTGGGCCCATTCCGGCGAGTTCAGCTCCGCATCGCTGATTTCGCCCACATATCCCAGCAGATGCGCGGCAAGGCCCTCCTTCGGATAGACGCGATATTGCGACCTGATCAGTTCAAGCTCCGGAAATCCGTTCTGGCCTCGGAAGGCCTCGACGAAAGCCAGTTCGTCCAGGCTCAGTTCCTCCTTGAGCGGGATGGCGAACCAGGTGGGCTGGTTCTGGTAGCGGCGCACCTTGGCTTCCAGCTCGGCCGGGTCCATGTTCAGGCCCAGCGCGATCGGACGCAGGTGCGCCGGACGGAGGCTGTCGCGGGAAAGGATCAGGCGGAAGGACTCGTGGTTGTCGACGATGACGCGGCCGTCGCGGTCGAGAATTTTGCCGCGCGGTGCCAGAATGGGAAGGCTCTTGATCTGGTTCTGTTCCGCCTTTTCCGAGTAGAACTCCTGGTTGAGGACCTGGAGATCCCAGTAGCCGAGGAGCAGGTAAATGAAGACGGTGACGATGACGTACTGGAACACCGCGATCCTGCCGGCGGCGAAGCGGGTTTCGTCGCCAAACAGCGGCCGCTCCGGAATCGAATCGGGATCCTTTTCTGCGCGGAGGTAACGCACGGCGTTTCAGACTGACGGAAGCCTTACACCCAGTGTAACGCCGCCGCCGCCGCGGCCTTCGGCATGGCGCAGGGTGGCAGATCAATCCTCGCGCCGGAAGCGGTCGAGGAAGCCGAACAGCGCGGCGGCGATGACCGAATTCAGGAACGCGTAGATGACCGTCTGCGGCACGGGGAAGTCCACCTGGCGGCCGAGCAGGCCACGGCTCAGCGCCCAGAAAAAGAACTGGTGAAAGATGAAAAAGAAAAAGCTCAGCACGAAGCGCAGCACCGGATGTTCGACGTCAAAGCGCATGCTGAGAGAGGCGGCGAAGTAGCCGGCCAGCGTCTTGCTGATGCCATTCATGCCCAGCGGCTGCGGCGACAGCGCGTCCTGAGCCAGGCCGATGAGGCAGCCGGTAACCGCTCCGGAGGCGGGCCGCCGCCGCATCAGTGCGAAATAAACGGCGACCAGCAGCGGCAGCTCGAGGTAGGAGAGAGCCGGGAAAAAGCGCGGCAGATAGACCTGGCAGAGGATGGCCGCCAGCGGTGCGGCGATGTAGACGGCCGGCCCGTAGCGGGCGGCCTTGCCCCGTTCGGCCAGCCCTGCGGCCAGGCTGTCGTCCAGGCGGTTCACGGCCGGGGCGGCTCCTGTTTTCTCGCCGGGGCGGCCGGCGCCGCCGTTGCGCCGTTCGGCGCGGCCGGGGCGGGATCGCGCGTGAAATCCGGGACCTTGCCCTTCGAGCCGAGCTGCACGCCCTGCGCTTCGCTGAGGCGCCGGTAGCGTTCGGCCAGGCGGTCCGCATCAGTGAGCAGATTGCCGTTGGCGCCGCGCACCGGCGCCGTTTCCTCCGCGCCGGGCTCCGGGGGCGGCGGGGGGAGCAGACTCACTCCTTCGGCAGGCTGCGCCCCGGGCGGCGGGATGAGCCCGTGGACGCCGTCGAGGACGATGATCAGCTCATCGGGCCGTGATTTCAGGCCGCTGGGTTCGACGAGGATTTCCTTGCCGGCCCTGCCCTCGCGGACCATCTTCACCTGCCCGGCGGGCAGGCCGCGCGGGAAGACACGGTCCGCGCCCGAGGTGTAGACCCATTCGCCGGGCTCCGGCGGCGTGTCCGTGTCGACGTGCTCCAGCATGCAGAGCGCGCCACCGGTCCCGCGGAGCGAGCCGCGCAGGCGCAGCTTCTGGGTAACGACGCCGGCCACCGCGCCAGGCGCGGTGATGAGCTGCACGAGGGAAGACATCGGCCATGCAGCCACGACCTTGCCGGCGATGCCTTCGGGCGTGATCGCCGCCATGCCTTTCATGACGCCGTCGCTGGAGCCGCGGTCAATGAACACAGTGTGGGCGTCCGGGCCCGCGCCCGAGCCGATGATGCGCACGGCGAGCGTCTTTGAAGGAATGCGGGCGCGGAACTGGGCCAGCGCCTGAGCGCGCTCGGCCGTGGCGAGTTCGGCCGAGAGAAACCGATTGCGGAGTTCCAGCTCGCCCAGCCGACGCCGGAGCTCGCGGTTTTCGCGCACGGCGTCCTGCCAGACGAAATACTCGGAAAGAAACCAGGCGGCGGCGGTACGGCCCGTTTCGAGGGCGCGCGCCAGAGGGGTCACCACGGAGGCGACCCAGACACGGATCAGCGGCACGTCCTGACTGCTGCGGATCTGGAAGGCCAGCAGCATGAGCTGGCCGACGACGAGCAGCAGCAGCACGCTCAGATTGCGGTAGCGGCCCAGAAAGCTGTCCATCGGCCTGTGGCAGCCTCGCTGACGGCTCCGGCGCTATTCGATGGCGATGCGCCGGAGCAGTTTGAAATCCGTGAGCATCCGCCCGGTGCCCAGCACGACGCTGGCCAGCGGGTCCTCGGCGATCGAGACCGGCAGTCCGGTTTCCTCGCGGATGCGCTTGTCGAGGTTCTTCAGCAGCGCGCCGCCGCCGGTCAGCACGATGCCGCGGTCGCTGATGTCGGCGCTGAGTTCCGGGGGCGTGCGTTCGAGCGCGACGCGGATGGCGTTCATGATGGTGGCGACGCATTCGGAGAGCGCCTCGCGGATCTCCTCATCGGTGACCACGATGGTGCGCGGCACACCTTCGATCAGGTTGCGGCCCTTGATCTCCATCGTCATCGGCTTGTCGAGCGGATAGGCGCTGCCGATCTGGATCTTGACCTGCTCGGCGGTGCGTTCGCCGATCAGCAGGTTGTATTTCTTCTTCAGGTACTCCATGATCGCCTCGTCCATTTCGTTGCCGGCCACGCGGACCGACCGTGAGTAGACGATGCCGGACAGCGAAATGACGGCGACGTCGGTGGTGCCGCCGCCGATATCGACGATCATGTTGCCGGAAGGCTCGGTGATCGGCAGGCCCGCGCCGATGGCGGCCACCATCGCCTGCTCGACGAGGTGGACTTCGCTCGCCTTGGCGCGATAGGCGGAATCGATCACGGCGCGCTTTTCCACCTGGGTGATCTCGCTGGGCACGCCGATGACAATGCGGGGATGCACCAGCATCTTGCGGCCGTGCGCCTTCTGGATGAAGTAGTTGAGCATCCGCTCGGTGACCTTGAAGTCGGCGATGACGCCGTCCTTCATCGGGCGGATGGCGACAATGTTGCCGGGCGTGCGGCCCAGCATCTCCTTGGCTTCCTTGCCGACGGCCTCCACTTCGCCGGTCACCTTGTTGATGGCGACGATGGATGGTTCGTTGACGACAATGCCTTTGCCCTTGGCGTAGACGAGCGTGTTCGCCGTGCCCAGATCAATGGCGAGATCCGATGAAAACAGACTGAATAAAGACCGGATGTTCATGGGGAGGATGGGCTGCCCTGGCGGCCGCAGCCGCAGCGCACGCGGGCGCCGTCAGCCGACGGCCCGTTTCTTCTTGAGAGTACCACAGGCGCGATACTCTTCCGCCCGATAGTAGACGAGGTCCTTCAGGATACCGAAGGCGGTCTCCAGCGCCTGCCGGTGCGCGGCTCGATCAGCCACGTCGACGCCTCTCATATAGGAGGTGATCCGTTCCACCGTAGAGACGATTTCGGGCATGTAGCGGCGCGCGGCGCGCTCGTAGCGCTCCTGTTGCGGCCACTCGCCGGCGGCGAGGCCGAGCCGCACGTCCACCCATTCCGCGGCCAGGCGCGCCCGCGCGCAGCGGTCATCCTGCGGCGGCGGCTGTGCCGCCTCCATCACCGGGATGGCGCCCTCCAGATCTTCCAGCCATTGGCGGCGAAAGGAGATTCCGCGCCGGTCCAGCTCTTTGCGGATGAGCACATGCTGCACGATGTCTCCGGTGTGCACGGCCAGGCAGGCGTGCGGGCCGGGAACGAAAACGGGCGCCGGGTACAGTTGGGCCCGGATCCACGCGTGACCGAACTCGTGCGCCAGCAGCGCTTCCTGGAACCTTTCCCATTCGGGCCGCCGATCGCCATTGAGCAGGATGAACGCAATCTGGCGCTCCGGCAGGCGATGGGTGATCGTGGTGGCGCGCATCAGGGCAAACTGGCGCTGGAAATCCTCCATCGCGAGGTAACCCGAGAGAATGTCCAGCCGCGGCGTGTCAGCGGGGACGGAGAAAGCGGCCGTGGGAGCGCTGCGGCGCGCTTCGGCGACCACGACTTCCATGTTGCGTTGCTCGATCTCCGCCTTCCAGGCCAGAAGCGCGGCGGAAAGCAGGACAGCGGATGCCAACACTGTTGTTATTATCGCTCCTGCGCCGCCGCCGGCGCGGTTGTGCCAAGATGGAGGATCGTGGACGAGCGGCTCTTTTACACGGAATCCCGCACGACGAAGCCAGCCCGCCTTAACTGTCCGTATTGCCGGACCGTGGAAGAATACGAGCTTGCCTGGCTGGTGCGCCGCAAGAAGGACCGGCTGCCGACGGGGGCCGATGAACGCGACCGGGCCAAATTCGCCAAGGCGCAGAGCTACATGGTGCTCATCGACGACAAGGTGCGATGCAGGAATCCCCGCTGCGGGCGGACGATCGAGGTTTCCGGCATCAAGACGATGGCGCTGCTGTGAGGACGAGGCGGCAGGCTCTGGCGGCGATAGGCGGGCTGGCCGCCGCGTGCCGCCGCGGCCAGCGGGGCGGCTATGCGGGACGTGTCTTTGTCGCGTCGGAGGCCGAGCCCTTGCTGGGTGTGGCGGACTTGGCGCGTTTCGCCTTCGAGCGATCTCTTCCGCTGCCTTCTCCGGCTACGTCGCTGCTGACCGCGCGCGGCCTCGTGTATGCGCTGTGCCCGGAGGCGCGGGCGGTGAGCGTGATCGATGGCGCCAGCCTGAACCCGCGCGCCCGGCTCCGGCTGCCGGGCGAACCGGCAACGGCCCTGATGAAGCAGGGCCGGATGTGGGTGTTGCTTTCCAGCCCGCCGCGCCTTGTTTCCGTGGACCTCGATCCCTTGCGCCTGCGGCCAGGCATCTCCCTGACAGGCCGGCCTCTCAGCGTTGATGTTGCGGACACGCAGCCACTGGCCTGCGTCGCGCTGGACGACGGCCAGGTTCTGTTTGTGGATCTGCAACACGGGCTGCCGCTGCCGCCGCGGCTTGTGGACGACCGCCTGGGAGCGGTGCGGTTCCGTTCCGACGGCCGGCTCGCCATTGCCGCCGGGCTGGGCCGGCGGCAGCTCATCCTGCTCGATTCGGGTACCCGGAGCGTCGTCGTCCAGCTTCCGCTCGCCGTCGTGCCGGAGCGGCTCTGTTTCAGCCGCGACGGCGGCCAACTCTTCATCACCGGCGAAGGCAGTGATTCGGTGGTGATCTGCTATCCCTACCGCACCGAGATCGCGCAGACGTCGCTCAGCGGACGCAAGCCGGGCGAGATGGCCGCCTGCGCGGAGCCGCCGCTGCTGCTGGTCTCCAATCCGCAGGCGGGTTCGGTGACGGCCTTCAGCATCGCCGAGCAGCGGGTGGTGGCCGTGGTGGGGGTGGGCACGGATCCCGGCCCGATCGTGGTCACGCCGGATGAGGAGTTCGCGCTCGTGCTGAATCGCGGCTCCGCCGACATGGCGGTGATCCGCATCCCGGCCATTCCGGTGGACACGCGCCGCCGCCGCACGGCGCCGCTGTTCACCATGATCCCTGTGGTGGCACGCCCGGCGGCGGCCGTGTTTGTGCCGGCCGGCTGAAGGGCTCAGCCCAGCTCGACCTCCGGAGGGCGAGGCTCTTTGCCGGCAATGTCGCGGTAGAGCAGGCTCAATACTGGCGGCGCCAGGATCGTCGTCATCACCGCCATGAAGACAGCGATGCCGTAAACGGGCTGGCTGATGGCGCCTGCCTTCAGGCCCACCTGCGCCACCACCATGCCCACTTCGCCCCGGGGCACCATCCCGGCCCCGACGCGCGAGGCGTCTTTCCAGCCCAGCGCGGCCGCACCCAGGCCGCAGCCAATCCACTTCGAAGCGACCGCCGCGGCCAGAATCACCAGACCGAGCACGATGGTCGCGCTGCTGCTGAACACGGACAGATCCATCTGAAGACCGATGGAGGCGAGGAAAAACGGCACCATTAACTCGCCGGCCCCGCGCACCAGCGTGTGCAGGTGATGCGAAGCGGTCTCCGACAACACCATTCCGGCCAGAAACGCGCCAATGATGGCGGCGACGCCCGAGTATGTGGCCAGCATCGCCATCAGGAACAGAAACGTGAGCGCGACGGCGAACTCCGCCTCGTCCAGGCGCAGGTTCTGCGTCAGTTTCGGCACGACGAGGCCCACCGTGCGCGCGCCGAATTTCACTACCGCCGCGATGAAAATGACCGAGACGGCCGTCGATGTGGCCAGGCCGGCCCAGTCGGCGCCGCCGACGCGCGCCATCGAAGACACCACGGCCAGCACCAGCAGCCCAAGCACATCATCGATCACTGCCGCCGCCAGGATCACCTGAGCGGTGCGGTGGTTGAGCACGCCTTTGGAGGCGAGCACCTGCGCGGTGATGCCCACGCTGGTGGCCACCATGGCCGCACCCATGAAAATGGATTCGATTTGCGGGTGACCGGCGGCCGTCATGATCCCCCAGCCGGCCGCGAACGGCAGCAGCACCCCCAGCACGGCGCTGAGCAGAGCCACCTTGCCCACGCGCACCAGCTCCGAAGCACGCACCTCGAGGCCGACTTGGAACAGGAGGAACATGACCCCGAGCTCGGCCATCGCATGCAGCAGCTCGTCATATTGCACCCAGCCGAGCACGGAAGGGCCGATCAGGATGCCGGCCGTCAGCCCGCCCACCACGCCCGGCATCCGCAGCCGCTGCGCCAGCTCGGCCAGCAGCTTGGCGAAGCCAAAAACGATAAGCATCTGGAGAGGGAGCCGGTCAGCGGCCCCAGAAGCGGCAAACATCGCCAAGGGAAGCTGCGGGAAGGTGTTGTGCATCGCTGACGCCTGGCTGCGGAACAGGTGCGCTTTGGCCGAAGCGACGGCCCGCCGCGGGGACTCACATCCCAATGTAGCGGAACCGGAAAGACGGCGAGTGGGCGCGCGGCCTCATTCATTTTTTCACTCGCCCCGAAAAGAATTTTCTGTTAGACGGCGCGCCGGAGTGACTGTACGATTGGGAATATCAGCCCACGTCGGGCTCCTGCCTGATTCCGCCTCATCCGTCGACGGCGGAAAGCCTGCCCGCCCCCGTTTGGCGAAAAACATTCGGAATCACCGGCGCCCTGCGTCCGGAAAGCGGCTGTGGGTGGCCACGGGTCTGCGCCCGGCGCCTGCGGCAAGGTCTCCGCGCAACGGCCGCCGGCGAGATGAGAGAGCGAGAAGGAAATTCAGCGATCCATGAAAAAGAAAATTCTGGTTCTGTTGATGTCTGCCGCGGCCGGCGCGGCGCCCGCCGATCTGGAGCAGGCGGTGCAATCGGCCCAGACGGCGGCGGCGTCGGCCCAAAGCGCGGCCGACAATGCATGGGTGCTGGCCAGTTGCGCCCTGGTGCTGCTGATGACGGGCCCCGGGCTGGCGCTGTTTTACGGCGGACTGGTGCGCCGGAAAAATGTGCTCGGCACGATGATGCACAGCTTCATTCTGATGGCGCTGGCCAGCATTCTGTGGGCCGTGGCCGGCTATAGCCTTGCTTTTGGCGAAGGCAACGCGTTCATCGGCGGCCTGCAATACGTATTTCTGCGCGGCGTCGGCACGGCGCCGAACCCGGATTATTCGGCGACGCTGCCGCATCTGACGTTCATGGCGTTTCAGATGATGTTCGCCATCATCACGCCGGCGCTGATTTCCGGCGCCTATGCCGAGCGCATCCGCTTCAGCGGCATGATTGTCTACACTTCGCTGTGGCTGCTGCTCGTCTACTTCCCGATGGCGCACATGGTGTGGGGCAAGGGAGGGCTGCTGAACGCCTTTTCCGGCGGCGTCATTCCGTGCTTCGACTTTGCCGGCGGCACGGTGGTGCACATCACGAGCGGCGTTTCCGCGCTGGTGGCGGCGCTGTATCTGGGACCGCGCGCCGGATATCTGAAGGAGCCGATGCGGCCGCACTCGCTGGTGCTGAGCTTTGCGGGCGCGTGCCTTCTGTGGTTCGGCTGGTTCGGATTCAACGCGGGGTCGGCGCTGGGTGCGGGGCCGCTGGCGGCCTCGGCGTTCGTCGCCACGCACCTGGGCGCCGCCGGCGGCGTTGCCGGATGGCTGGCGGCCGAATGGATCCGGACTGGCAAGCCGAGCGTCCTCGGCGGCATCAGCGGATGCGTGGCCGGGCTGGTGGCGATTACGCCGGCCTCAGGCTTCGTGCTGCCAATGCCGGCCCTGCTGATCGGCATTTTGGCCGGCCTGTTCTGCTATCTGATGGTGACCGCGGTGAAGATGCG
Encoded here:
- a CDS encoding ammonia channel protein; its protein translation is MKKKILVLLMSAAAGAAPADLEQAVQSAQTAAASAQSAADNAWVLASCALVLLMTGPGLALFYGGLVRRKNVLGTMMHSFILMALASILWAVAGYSLAFGEGNAFIGGLQYVFLRGVGTAPNPDYSATLPHLTFMAFQMMFAIITPALISGAYAERIRFSGMIVYTSLWLLLVYFPMAHMVWGKGGLLNAFSGGVIPCFDFAGGTVVHITSGVSALVAALYLGPRAGYLKEPMRPHSLVLSFAGACLLWFGWFGFNAGSALGAGPLAASAFVATHLGAAGGVAGWLAAEWIRTGKPSVLGGISGCVAGLVAITPASGFVLPMPALLIGILAGLFCYLMVTAVKMRLGYDDSLDAFGVHGAGGTLGALLTGVFATNAVNDALKNSAGQPAALGLVDGHWMQVAYQAAGTLVAIGLAAVGSFVCLKLADWTCGLRALPEHETDGLDLSMHGEEGYSFEA
- the mreB-1 gene encoding rod shape-determining protein, encoding MNIRSLFSLFSSDLAIDLGTANTLVYAKGKGIVVNEPSIVAINKVTGEVEAVGKEAKEMLGRTPGNIVAIRPMKDGVIADFKVTERMLNYFIQKAHGRKMLVHPRIVIGVPSEITQVEKRAVIDSAYRAKASEVHLVEQAMVAAIGAGLPITEPSGNMIVDIGGGTTDVAVISLSGIVYSRSVRVAGNEMDEAIMEYLKKKYNLLIGERTAEQVKIQIGSAYPLDKPMTMEIKGRNLIEGVPRTIVVTDEEIREALSECVATIMNAIRVALERTPPELSADISDRGIVLTGGGALLKNLDKRIREETGLPVSIAEDPLASVVLGTGRMLTDFKLLRRIAIE
- a CDS encoding sodium:proton antiporter encodes the protein MHNTFPQLPLAMFAASGAADRLPLQMLIVFGFAKLLAELAQRLRMPGVVGGLTAGILIGPSVLGWVQYDELLHAMAELGVMFLLFQVGLEVRASELVRVGKVALLSAVLGVLLPFAAGWGIMTAAGHPQIESIFMGAAMVATSVGITAQVLASKGVLNHRTAQVILAAAVIDDVLGLLVLAVVSSMARVGGADWAGLATSTAVSVIFIAAVVKFGARTVGLVVPKLTQNLRLDEAEFAVALTFLFLMAMLATYSGVAAIIGAFLAGMVLSETASHHLHTLVRGAGELMVPFFLASIGLQMDLSVFSSSATIVLGLVILAAAVASKWIGCGLGAAALGWKDASRVGAGMVPRGEVGMVVAQVGLKAGAISQPVYGIAVFMAVMTTILAPPVLSLLYRDIAGKEPRPPEVELG
- the mrdA gene encoding penicillin-binding protein 2, whose protein sequence is MRYLRAEKDPDSIPERPLFGDETRFAAGRIAVFQYVIVTVFIYLLLGYWDLQVLNQEFYSEKAEQNQIKSLPILAPRGKILDRDGRVIVDNHESFRLILSRDSLRPAHLRPIALGLNMDPAELEAKVRRYQNQPTWFAIPLKEELSLDELAFVEAFRGQNGFPELELIRSQYRVYPKEGLAAHLLGYVGEISDAELNSPEWAHHNPGDLIGKAGVERYYNDLLSGVDGQRQVRVDNRMNTREVLGVKDAIPGRNLRLTIDLDLQVVAELAMEGKRGAVVALDPRSGEVLALVSRPAFDPNRFASRISAREFNELIQDPYRPLFNRALQAQLAPGSTFKPILALAALESGAIDDSFTVHCAGGATWYGRYFKCHRRGGHGTVNLKTAIAQSCDVFFYAVGNRVGIDTIAEYAEMVGLGARTGIDLPGEKEGVVPSSKWKIRTQREKWYAGETISVAIGQGALTVTPIQLAYAIGGIASGGVFMRPHLVRQEKPEPPARIAGFRPENVRKVVDGMCAVVNGWGTAAASRIPDIEMCGKTGTAQLASNDLLRLKNHEDWHDNAWFIGFAPGTNPEIVVAVLWENGAHGDMAAPIARDVIKAYFDKKARMKKPAQPPASLASAWLAPPALDRKKR